acccgaaagccacttgttgtccacaagaccaaaattaattaaactctctctggtgtattcaaaatgtctgatttacaggtactataacatgaagtggtgatccagatagattggaacccatatatgacggtctgcatagagatctgcataatacacccaaacacagactataaatacacccgataaaaaattaaatttacacccctgctgcagattttaacccaacactacctgaaagccacttgttgtccacaagaccaaagtttagcagaaaatcattccaattcctatcaaatgagtctttgctatgagagtttcattttccctctctgctacatgtaatcaattgattcttaatctcgttttcctttctatttgtgctccgaactcttgtagaaaaacctgcAACCTTGGTAtagttcctgtaaaatttttcagcttctttaagggtggtaaaggtcattccaaccttcggaacaaactggtcatcaacaacagagaggttgcagaatacaccatgtcaaaaactataaatacaccatgtcaaaacgAAGCTGGAGTTACAGAGAGAAAAACTAACGTCAATGACGAAGAACAAACAAATgagaaaggagaggaaaagaacGATCGAAAAACCAGGGGAAGACGTGCGAGAAGAAGATCgatgaaatttgaaaagaaagaaaacaaagaaggaaacaaatcttttaaatttggtagttataCAAACGCGGGATCTTTGTATAGCGCGTGTAAGTGACGTAGGAGTTGCAGCGCGTTTTAGTGGATTAGGCGTTAATGAACTTGTAATAGTTACAAGCCCTAATCGCTTGTATACTaagcttttctcttttaatatatacttttatTTGGTAGAGAAAAGTTCTGTTTAAATAACTCTCAGATCCTGATTCGAGTATCTTGATCCtgataagaaaaaattaaattaaaaactccGATTCGAGTAAAATATCTATGTTCATACTTCATACACGGTTTTGTTAAGTTgttatttaatcaataatttaacTTTTCATTTTGTGCTGCAGgagctattttaatttttagtaacTATTTTAGGTCAAAAGAATAAATGATATAAccttttaaactaaaataaaaagatataaataaataaaatcttatATTTAATCTAGGCTTCtataataattcattttaacatttttatatataaccaacaattatatttgaatttaaaattaacacGAGTAGtcaccaaagaaaaaaattaacacaagagtTTTAGCTATTAATAGAGGATctgtaaatttgatttttataaaagaattacatattaattatgttttgtaTGACTGATTTGCTCATAAAAAgtctatttaaaaatatatacaccCAGATCAGGATCATATCCTACGAATCAAGATAAAATTAGATAgtaaatttttaagatttttaacatttaaaaattataaatataaagagCAAAACTCTTTTAgatatcttttttaattctaatttttatgtatacaaaaagttaattattaaattagttatctgtcggataataaaaaatttggtgaaaATTCAGTCGAACTAAGAATCGTGAGAAATGGCttttaactattaacttcacgtgaagttaactgcacctgagttttcacaaaaatatatacGAAACAAGAATCTATATagaataatttcgaaaatttatatttaagattgtaaaatctaaatcttcaataaaaaaaatttcaaatcaaattacccttattgttattgttagatAATTAATGAAAATCGTTGCGTCTATTTCGCTTTTGCACCTTCGGTCAAAAGGAATATAAAACTTTAAAACGAATCCGTTTCCATAATTTcggagcaaataaataaataagccCAAAGCCAaatggtttttattttttttagaaaataaaaaatgtaattgGTTAAGAGGCTTGTGATGTGGGGTATAAGCTTTTAAGAGGGGAcatgcttatatatatataaacacatACATAAGCATCAAATTAGTCACACCTTGTTCTCTCTTTCACACACATACAAAACAAAAAGCTTCCTTCAAAttgattcattcattcataCCCTTTTTGTGGTTGTTTTTATTAGGCTTCTCacaaaaaatggaagaaaccaAATCAAGGTTCAAGAGGATTTGTGTGTATTGTGGAAGCAGTTCCGGAAACAAAGCTAGTTACCAGGAAGCTGCTGTTCAACTTGGAAAAGAGCTggtaattattaataataataaattaataaataaataatgttttcatagttttaatttaactttgcttcttcttctatcttcttcttattgtttttctttatttgttctttttgttatgtgatatcaaattttttctaaaCCTTTATAGTATATGGCAACTAAGTCATATATTCAACtggatttttatctttttttgatctcttatttttaaagattttcttGTTACTCTTGTGAGAAAATCTTTCTCCATTTTTCaaccttttattttttgaatctttttaatttttatattttggatttAGTTACCAATACCATACATGCTCTTGTTTCTTATTCTGAAGTTAGTGGGTGATTGTTGCTTCTtccactttcttttcttttattattattattattattattattattattattattattattattatcttgcaTGATCCATATTATAttctttataatatttttttaatttttccatgtaaataacaaaaataaaaatattctgtgTATTCATCTTATtgcacatttttttaattattgaataaataGAAAGAATAGATTGcatgaataataattataagaaagaaaataaatggaaaCTATGAAACCAAATTCGTACTTTCTGCATTTCTCTAGTTACTAGGAGGCCAAACGTGCAATCTTGGTATCATTACACTCCAACAATTTTACatgaccaagaaaaaaaaaggaaattatttgttttatttctatttcattTGCTATTTACATGGTTGGAATGATTTTATTGCCTATCACCAATCTCTCCACTaaaatgaatataataaaaacatgTGATATTGGTTTTTTTTTCCGTTATCATGATGAGGTTTTAGTGACACGcgtctattttttttatttaatatttaattttttattgtgaagGTTGAGAAAAGGATTGATCTTGTGTATGGAGGTGGGAGTGTGGGGTTGATGGGGCTTGTTTCTCAGGCTGTTCATGATGGTGGCCGCCATGTCCTAGGGTTTGTTCTCTTCCCCTCTCTCTCAACATTTCATCTTCAATTTTCAATccatataaatttaatttaggtGGTTATTCTCACAAGCTAATATTgtaaatctttaaattttttgtcaTGTTTAgctgaataattttatatggtGAAAATGATatggtgaaaattcaggtgccGTAGTTTGAGATTCAGttatcaatttcacgtgaaTTTGATTGAACTTGAGTTttcaatattatatatataattgattaaattattatttaatagtaCACATTTATCAcaataatttcatatatatatctatatactaTTTTGATAATTACAATATATTATGCTAACACATAATGTAAAtagaaacttaaaaaatattttgcatgAGGTGATAACAAACCCTAGCTTATggtataaataaataagaaatgaTGTATTTTTTTAGGATAAGCTAACactttttttagattttatttaccaataactttttttttttattttttgctattatctatgtatatgtatgtgtgtgtgcTGATAGACAAAGTTAATCATTTTGGTGATTACTAGAAAAGAGTGTTGTATTCCTTCTATGTTACCTTGTGACCCATGCGTGTTTTCTTGTTTCCTATAAGACATCATTGGATCAAATGCTTGCAACGTGGGACAATTcttcaatattttttcttttaagaaatttttttcccaattttgaaaaaaaaaaaagaaatgtaaattacattATGATAATTTGCGGTTTGTTTGGCTTTCTATTCATTACTTGtattagattaattatttttggacAGCTAAACACATAGTTCTTAATTAATCGTTCCTAAACATATGTAGgtcttaatttatttattgattaaaATAAGTAATAGTGTGTgacctttaattttttattgatggtTTAGAAACTTGATTGGATAAAGGTGAATCCCTTTTAGTCCTTATTTCTAAGGTAGAAGGTTCTTTGGCGTAGGAATTGGAGCCACCGTTttgtttcctttttgttttcacTACGTACCCTACTTTGAAGACatgcttatatttttttattcatccatgtttatgttttgtttcatcATTATTGTTGGTCACTTGGTCTAAAGAAGTTGTTCCTTTTATCAATAATTCTAAATATTGCAAAAGGTCGTATGCATAGTCGTATAATTACATCtgattttatgattatttacatgcgattaatataaaatagttagTTTTACTGAGATgatattatgtaattaaatacacgtataaaattattttatattggcaataaataaaaattaaattttttaattaataatttatcttttaattaatatatatattatatatttattcttcttttGAGTGAAGGCTTAACgttgttaatttctttgtaACAGGGTTATCCCCAAAAGTCTCATGCCAAGAGAggtaactaaaattaattaatctcggttctaattatttttttaatttgttgcatTATGTCCTTTTACGTATAATCGATGACATGATCATCTTAGTTCAATTTAGTTGATTTtaaatttccaaaaaaaaaaacaccattATCTTTTGAATAAGTGTTTCCCTAACATAAAATACCTCATCAATGATGACTAATAAGCTTATTGATACAAGGTTAATTCatatgtaaattaaattagttgattaattaatttgaatgctGGAAATAATGTAGATAACTGGTGATCCAATTGGTGAAGTGAGAGCAGTATCTGATATGCACCAAAGGAAAGCTGAGATGGCTCGTCAAGCTGATGCCTTCATTGCCCTACCTGGTATTTGAACATAATTATTATGGTATTCTGTATCGATATATATATtgtcaaaaatatcaaaaatatgatATCATccatcatattttaaaaatatgaaaataattagACTATATACTCACatagttttttaaattaatttctcgTTGTCCTTAAAAAGTTATTACACTAAAGTTTctagattttataaaaataaaatatataagtcttttcatcttattttttgAGAAAGTATTTTTCTAAGTAAAATCAACGAGTCttattaaaatagtaatttatacatcttacttttataaaaatttaaaaattttaatatatataataattttttttacggaTTAATTTGAATATATACTCTAATAGTTATGTTCAAGACACCCTTCTTAGGTtttgttattagttattttttttaaaacgaataatgttttgttattttcaaaCATTTAGGTGGTTATGGAACACTTGAGGAATTGCTGGAAATTATTACATGGGCTCAGCTTGGTATCCATAGCAAACCGGTAATAATATATGAAACTACAtcatctatttatttatttctttttaaatgtGAATGGATAAATCAAGTAATCAAGTTATATTAGGTCATTGATGAcatgttattttctttcttatttatgctattttattctgttttctctcttctaatATTATTGTAGATAAGGGGAGATACTAATGACGTTAGTTATGTACTTGGTTGACCAAAATTAGTGTCATAATACAACTTTAACTAACATAATATTATAGATTATGTAACCATGAAAGATATACATGCCTGAAAGGTGGGAATGGAATATAtgatattttaattacaaaactaTATGTATGCaacactttttaatttaataatatggtGATCTCTCTATAATGGAATACACCTATAAACATAGAACTtgttttttttggaaaaaaattatcAAGTCAAAATGTATTTGTTAATGTTTCCTTCATCAACTTTGCCTCCACATGTTGCATGATATGCAATATTCAATGTCATTATTTCATTGTCTCCAtaattttcttatatatattaattataaggtTGTTCCAAGACTAATTttcttatatattataatgTTGTCATGTTACTAAGATACGCGTCTTAGTTAATTTTCTAATTGTGTCTTGTTAACCTTAATACGGTTTAATGTTTGATCATGTTaggacaataataataacacgATTCGATGATAGGGTatcatcatatttaaattaaatttgaaagattCACATGAGAAGATAGTCTAGGATTTTGTTATAGTTAATCGTTGTCACGTTACATTATTTGATGGTTCTCCGTTTGAATTGGAGAAAGACATGCCactattttgataaatatgtataattaatattaattaacacAAAAACAAATGAAGTTGTTGGTCAAATGGAAGACTGGTGAATatatatttagaataaaattatataattttgaatgatagtaatttaattaaattattaatgtgGTGGTGTAGGTGGGGCTGTTGAATGTGGATGGGTTTTACAATTCATTGTTAAGTTTCATAGACAAAGCCGTTGATGAAGGCTTTATTTCTCCAAAGGCACGTCGCATAATTGTGTCAGCTCCCACAGCCAAACAATTGGTCACAGAACTTGAGGTACTCATCCTTTAATTTCACTTTTCAAattaataatcataatcatctTCAAGTTTTTGTGCTCNNNNNNNNNNNNNNNNNNNNNNNNNNNNNNNNNNNNNNNNNNNNNNNNNNNNNNATTTCACGTAAAGTCGACTGAATTCTcactttaattaatatatattatttatttatatatattcataaatatataaatgataattgatttttatgtgtatataatatttctttttcaaaatgagAGGCTTTGTCCCATTTAGATTGattacttgtttatttattttgttttgactACTATTTGGTTCGTTATTTATCCAATTTGGATTTAGGGTtatcattaatttattatccaaaaaaaaaaatgaaatgaaattatgTACCCTTTtttttgctattgctaaaccaaGTGGGCCAATAATGCCACATATGTTCATATTCTTTTAGATGTTTCAACCAAACAAAGACTTAAAGGTTAATTATTCAACTTGGGTTTAATTtaagttgattttaaaaaataaaattaaataatgggAAAATCATATCATGATAGTAAAGGTGTGATACTTTTTGTTCATGCAAGTTGCTATTATAGCAAGTGGGGGCATGATAATATGTTACATGTCTTTATTGAGTTTGAGGTTAATtaataaacaataattaaaaaaaataaataatttttttttttttgtttttggaaaTTAAACAGGAACATGTACCTGAACAAGATGAGGTTGTATCCAAGTTGGTTTGGGAAGAGAGGCTAAATTACGTGCCTGAATCAGAAGTTGCCATGTGATTAAATGATCAAAGATCAAGACTCTTAATTAGTAGTTGGAGGAAAttgatgaagaaaaaaaattaaaatcctaCAATAgctttattttttggtttatttattatatgtattttgggtaaatattattatatataaatatataagagTCACACATGGGCATTTTAGGAACCGTAGGAAATTCAATACatcatcctttttttttttttgttctttttggtTTTTCCAACTTTAGTGGTTGATGATGATGCCCCCTAGTAAGTGGTAGTAGTATACACAAAAATGAGGGTAGTCCAAAAAAATAttgtggaaaaaaaaaagagcttcAATGAAAATTATGTTACCATTGCCTTTGCAATGTGCAATGAGTTGTGAATCATTTGCAATGTTCTCTACTTTCTCATTCTCTttctccaattttatttttcttgaacAAACTTAaacatataattcaaataattttatatacacatTTGCTAAGTAtaatatgagtttaattttgatgtgatATGATAATATTTGTTCAATGAGAGAAGATCTCAATGATTGTTATTAATTCAATAATTCcttttaaatgtttttattaataatagtacACATGGTGTTTACAAGCAATAAGGCGCCATTCTTGGGGATAGATGCTGGCACAATATAAACAATTAAGTTGGAATTTCTATATtatcaacaaataaataaatatatgttatGATTTGCGTAAGTAGTGATGTCACGTGTATAaaaatgaccatagcttgtgttgttttttttaatatgttgtaTCTAAATTTCAATCTTGAGAAAAGTTAAATAGTAGATAGAATATTTATATGAGTGTGAANNNNNNNNNNNNNNNNNNNNNNNNNNNNNNNNNNNNNNNNNNNNNNNNNNNNNNGaatgtagtttttttttttttgtcggtGGATTGGACAACCCCCAATCCTAAGTACCCCAATGAATTGGACAACCCTCAATTCTAGGTACACAACACACACCCACACACTCCTCAcatattttcacaatttttctCAATTGTATTCTTTAGGGTTTGAACCCTAGACCTTGAGGTGGGAAGGAAGGAGAAATGCCACTAGAGTCAAGGCTCATTGGCGAATGTAGTTTAAGATTGAGAGTTGTCAATTCCATCTGATCGTATTAGTTACAATCTATTATTCTCTGTTGGTCTTCTTCATAAGTTGTTGGGCCTTTATGTTTGGATCAAGCTTGTCCATGTCTTTcagcttcttttatttttttttttatggtatCCTATCAACTATGTTAGgtatatatacaaaattcataaaattagttattaactaattttgatTGACTAAGTAGTTAGATTACTAGTATACTTAAGTAAGTGGGGCTCACATGCAATGTTAACTAATGTTGGGCTcacttaaacttttttttttttaaaccattGTCAACCTAAATTTACACaaatcatccaaacaaaaaACGTTATGAACATATCTcaaatgaatatttttattcGATTTATACATGCATGGTTAGCTTTTGTGCAAACGTATATAAAGAATATAGTAAAAAGTACATTTAATAATACATATAATGAATACAATAAATAGTAcattcaataataaataaaaaaataataattataaatattttctataaattattaaaaaatctcattataaactataaataattatttacagttcttttgatcttttagcattcttaaaaaaaatactaagattaacactttttattaatattaattaatattttgagttaataacttatttatttatattattaaa
This sequence is a window from Arachis duranensis cultivar V14167 chromosome 2, aradu.V14167.gnm2.J7QH, whole genome shotgun sequence. Protein-coding genes within it:
- the LOC107476362 gene encoding cytokinin riboside 5'-monophosphate phosphoribohydrolase LOG7, which codes for MEETKSRFKRICVYCGSSSGNKASYQEAAVQLGKELVEKRIDLVYGGGSVGLMGLVSQAVHDGGRHVLGVIPKSLMPREITGDPIGEVRAVSDMHQRKAEMARQADAFIALPGGYGTLEELLEIITWAQLGIHSKPVGLLNVDGFYNSLLSFIDKAVDEGFISPKARRIIVSAPTAKQLVTELEEHVPEQDEVVSKLVWEERLNYVPESEVAM